A region from the Solibacillus sp. FSL H8-0523 genome encodes:
- a CDS encoding ORF6C domain-containing protein, with amino-acid sequence MNQLVFIENQQVVTDSLTISDVFGKEHRNVIRDIETQIEKLNEAGEQEWGVLNFEQTQYQHPQNKQWYTKFNMTEDAFTLVAMSYVTPEAMKMKVKFIQEFKRMREFIEKQEQQAQDPVELALQTSLKNYQEIKGIKEDVTLLKDSMRIDGRQEFAIKSQGKAKVMEVLGGYNSPAYNGLSKKVFSRMWRDFKNHFVLPRSPDLPKARFDEAVKFIAMWRPDTSTAMEIDSYNNQTHLKLVQ; translated from the coding sequence ATGAATCAATTAGTTTTCATAGAAAATCAACAAGTTGTAACGGATAGCTTAACTATCTCAGATGTATTCGGGAAAGAACATCGCAATGTTATTCGCGACATCGAAACTCAAATCGAGAAATTAAATGAAGCAGGCGAGCAAGAATGGGGGGTGCTCAACTTTGAGCAGACCCAATATCAACACCCACAAAACAAACAATGGTACACAAAATTCAATATGACTGAAGATGCCTTCACCTTGGTTGCTATGTCTTACGTAACACCTGAAGCGATGAAGATGAAAGTAAAGTTCATTCAAGAGTTCAAACGTATGCGTGAATTTATTGAAAAGCAAGAGCAACAAGCGCAAGATCCAGTCGAACTAGCTCTACAAACATCATTAAAAAATTACCAAGAAATTAAAGGCATTAAAGAAGATGTGACTTTATTAAAAGATTCAATGAGGATTGACGGTAGACAAGAGTTCGCTATCAAGTCCCAAGGAAAAGCGAAGGTCATGGAAGTGTTAGGCGGCTATAATTCACCGGCATATAACGGGCTTAGTAAGAAAGTATTCTCTCGTATGTGGCGAGATTTTAAGAACCATTTCGTATTACCGCGTTCGCCAGACTTACCGAAAGCACGATTTGATGAAGCGGTTAAATTCATCGCAATGTGGCGTCCTGATACATCTACCGCGATGGAAATTGATTCTTATAACAATCAAACGCATTTGAAGTTAGTTCAATAG
- a CDS encoding helix-turn-helix domain-containing protein, whose translation MNNTTKFRTRLIELRGIKGRTDVAADLGITPQMLGAIERGDRTPSLALAKKIADYYATTVDLIFFDEKGHVMCLKKLA comes from the coding sequence ATGAATAATACTACTAAATTTCGTACACGTTTAATTGAATTACGCGGTATTAAAGGACGTACAGATGTAGCTGCGGATTTAGGTATAACACCTCAAATGCTTGGCGCAATCGAACGAGGTGACCGAACTCCATCTTTAGCGCTAGCGAAAAAAATTGCGGATTACTACGCAACGACAGTAGATTTGATTTTTTTTGATGAAAAAGGACACGTTATGTGTCTTAAAAAATTAGCATAG
- a CDS encoding helix-turn-helix transcriptional regulator: MFSERLKNLRKAKKLSQYELADRLGFSRGKLANYEQGTREPDFATLEIIANFFDVSTDYLLGVTSGQPQDKEERDIAKRLKQFEAELENSDGLAFDGEPMSDEAKESLLESMELLFRQTQRINKKFTPKKFREDE, translated from the coding sequence ATGTTTTCTGAACGTTTAAAAAATCTAAGGAAAGCTAAAAAACTAAGTCAATACGAGTTAGCCGATAGGTTGGGGTTTTCAAGGGGAAAACTAGCTAATTATGAACAAGGAACTCGCGAGCCAGACTTTGCAACGCTAGAAATCATAGCTAATTTCTTTGATGTTTCAACTGACTATCTTTTAGGAGTTACTAGTGGTCAACCACAAGACAAAGAAGAACGCGATATCGCCAAACGCCTGAAACAATTCGAAGCCGAACTAGAAAACAGCGATGGTCTAGCTTTTGACGGCGAACCGATGTCCGACGAAGCAAAAGAATCGTTACTTGAATCAATGGAATTACTATTTAGACAAACTCAGCGAATCAACAAAAAATTTACACCTAAGAAATTTCGTGAAGATGAATAA
- a CDS encoding ImmA/IrrE family metallo-endopeptidase: MRIKEIVRQLTKKYNTFCPYEIADSCNILIFKHDLHHDINGYYKYDRRNQYIVINQNLTDQQQKVVCAHELGHALMHKHVNTPFMRSNTFLSVSKVEREANRFAAELLIPDESFYQCESIYDIASLHNVPVEIVQLKRLCIE, encoded by the coding sequence ATGCGAATTAAAGAAATCGTAAGACAGTTGACCAAAAAGTATAATACTTTCTGTCCTTACGAAATTGCAGACTCATGTAATATTTTAATTTTTAAACATGATCTGCATCACGACATTAATGGCTATTACAAGTACGACCGACGAAATCAGTATATTGTAATTAACCAAAATCTAACTGACCAGCAACAAAAAGTAGTATGTGCGCATGAGCTTGGCCATGCTTTAATGCATAAGCATGTAAATACCCCTTTCATGCGCTCCAACACGTTTTTATCTGTAAGTAAAGTTGAACGCGAAGCTAATCGCTTTGCTGCAGAACTATTAATACCTGATGAATCTTTTTACCAATGTGAATCGATTTATGATATTGCCTCTTTACATAACGTTCCAGTTGAAATTGTACAGCTTAAACGATTATGTATAGAGTAA
- a CDS encoding site-specific integrase has protein sequence MARFDMTKTKLDSIYWYKQDGKKKFAYRYKYYDKYKIRREKSKQGFNTIEEAERALIEVKAAILDGLEELVLNQNLKLGNWLDYWYEKKHTRWEVTTAASKKSAIDTHLKPILGDYQLTKLTSLTAQQLVDTMVKKNLVLTTIKKVVNVLKYALNDAVRENIIKQVPFSKLDYSKVKEKPKRESLQLDDLNIVLGHIESEHITRKVALMTLLTTGIRAGELSSVRYKDVDFNNRTMTINETRNYLKIDGGNTKTKNSVRIINISDTLYDVLLEYRSWLFSMLAEERTKIADDTFFFYSNQRKPAHPTYGSYVVSSFSKKNNIENLTAHIFRHTYASILISEKVPITTVAQLIGDSPETVISTYAHSIKEQEVIAVNIFDKIINPDDENSKNV, from the coding sequence ATGGCTCGATTTGATATGACAAAAACTAAATTAGATAGTATCTACTGGTATAAACAAGATGGTAAAAAGAAGTTTGCTTATCGCTATAAATATTACGATAAATATAAAATTAGAAGGGAAAAGTCAAAACAAGGTTTTAATACCATAGAAGAAGCGGAACGCGCTTTAATTGAGGTAAAGGCTGCCATTTTAGACGGGCTTGAAGAATTGGTATTAAATCAAAATTTAAAGCTTGGTAACTGGCTAGATTATTGGTATGAGAAAAAACATACACGTTGGGAAGTGACTACGGCTGCCAGTAAAAAGAGTGCCATCGACACGCATTTGAAGCCGATACTTGGTGATTACCAATTAACGAAGCTCACTAGCTTAACCGCTCAGCAACTAGTTGACACAATGGTCAAAAAAAACCTTGTCCTCACGACCATAAAAAAAGTAGTGAATGTTTTAAAGTACGCTTTGAATGATGCTGTTCGCGAAAATATCATTAAGCAAGTGCCCTTTTCGAAATTAGATTATTCCAAGGTGAAAGAAAAACCGAAACGTGAGTCGTTGCAGCTAGACGATCTAAACATTGTGCTAGGTCATATCGAAAGCGAACACATTACACGTAAAGTTGCTTTAATGACATTGCTTACTACAGGAATACGAGCTGGGGAACTATCAAGTGTCCGTTATAAAGATGTCGACTTTAATAATCGTACAATGACTATTAACGAAACGCGAAACTACCTTAAAATTGATGGTGGTAATACAAAAACAAAAAATAGCGTACGTATAATTAATATCTCAGATACACTGTATGATGTATTATTAGAATATCGAAGCTGGCTCTTTAGCATGCTTGCCGAAGAAAGAACGAAAATAGCGGATGATACTTTCTTTTTCTATTCTAATCAACGTAAGCCAGCTCACCCAACATACGGAAGTTATGTAGTAAGTAGTTTCAGTAAGAAAAACAACATTGAAAATTTAACTGCTCATATTTTCCGTCACACCTATGCTTCTATTTTAATTTCGGAAAAAGTGCCAATAACAACGGTTGCTCAATTAATTGGTGACTCACCAGAAACCGTTATTTCCACCTACGCACATTCCATCAAAGAACAAGAAGTCATTGCCGTAAATATATTCGATAAAATAATAAATCCTGATGACGAAAATTCAAAAAACGTGTGA
- the queA gene encoding tRNA preQ1(34) S-adenosylmethionine ribosyltransferase-isomerase QueA has protein sequence MRVEDFDFHLPEELIAQTPLLDRTASRLMVVNPNSLELEHHKFGHILDEFNEGDCLVLNDTRVLPARLMGEKEGTGAHIELLLLKQINDDEWETLVKPAKRVKVGTVVTFGEGLLKATCTGELDHGGRTFKFEYDGIFYEILDQLGEMPLPPYIREKLDDQDRYQTVFAKERGSAAAPTAGLHFTEDLLEAIKAKGVKVVFITLHVGLGTFRPVSVDSIEDHDMHSEFYSVSEEAASVIQGVKDAGGKVISVGTTSTRTLETVARDNGGKIVASQGWTNIFIFPGFEYKAIDGLITNFHLPKSTLVMLVSALASKETIMNAYEKAVEEQYRFFSFGDAMFIRPKQ, from the coding sequence GTGAGAGTAGAAGATTTTGATTTTCATTTACCAGAGGAATTAATTGCCCAAACCCCATTATTAGACCGTACTGCGAGCCGATTAATGGTTGTGAATCCAAATTCACTTGAGCTTGAACATCACAAGTTCGGGCATATTTTAGATGAGTTCAACGAAGGGGACTGCCTTGTCTTAAATGATACACGTGTATTACCCGCTCGTTTAATGGGCGAAAAAGAAGGCACTGGTGCTCATATTGAGCTACTATTATTAAAGCAAATCAATGACGATGAGTGGGAAACATTAGTGAAGCCTGCAAAACGCGTGAAAGTCGGCACGGTTGTTACATTTGGCGAAGGTCTTTTAAAAGCAACATGTACAGGCGAGTTAGATCATGGTGGCCGTACATTTAAATTTGAATATGACGGCATTTTCTATGAAATTTTAGATCAATTAGGTGAGATGCCACTCCCACCATATATCCGTGAAAAATTAGATGATCAAGACCGCTATCAAACGGTATTCGCCAAAGAGCGCGGTTCAGCAGCTGCACCAACAGCAGGTCTTCACTTCACAGAAGACTTACTTGAAGCGATTAAGGCAAAAGGTGTTAAAGTCGTGTTCATCACATTACACGTCGGTTTAGGTACATTCCGTCCTGTAAGTGTCGATTCAATCGAAGACCATGACATGCACTCAGAGTTTTACAGCGTATCGGAAGAAGCGGCTAGCGTAATTCAAGGCGTGAAAGATGCAGGTGGTAAAGTGATTTCGGTTGGTACAACGTCAACACGTACACTTGAAACCGTAGCACGTGACAATGGCGGAAAAATCGTAGCTTCACAAGGCTGGACAAATATTTTCATTTTCCCAGGCTTTGAATACAAAGCGATTGATGGACTGATTACAAACTTCCACTTGCCAAAATCAACACTTGTGATGTTAGTAAGTGCATTAGCTTCAAAAGAGACGATTATGAATGCCTACGAAAAAGCAGTAGAAGAACAGTATCGTTTCTTTAGCTTTGGTGATGCGATGTTTATTCGTCCAAAGCAGTAA
- the ruvB gene encoding Holliday junction branch migration DNA helicase RuvB: MSDRVLSGQATDAEEQFELSLRPQRLAQYIGQDKVKDNLKIFIEAAKIRQESLDHVLLYGPPGLGKTTLAVVIANEMEVSVKMTSGPAIERPGDLAAILSSLEAGDVLFIDEIHRLPRAIEEVLYSAMEDFCLDIVVGKGPEARSIRLELPPFTLVGATTRAGALSAPLRDRFGVLARLEYYDEESLAQIVIRSGELFGVELNEQAAYEIARRSRGTPRIANRLLKRVRDFAQVLADGTVSEGLAQQALELLQVDPRGLDHIDHKLMQSMIERFSGGPVGLDALAASIGEERITIEDVYEPYLLQIGFIQRTPRGRVATNLCYDHFGYEQV; encoded by the coding sequence TTGTCAGACCGCGTACTTTCAGGACAGGCGACGGATGCTGAAGAGCAATTCGAGTTATCACTGAGACCACAACGCTTGGCACAGTACATAGGCCAAGATAAAGTAAAGGACAACTTAAAAATCTTTATTGAAGCCGCAAAGATACGCCAAGAAAGTCTTGACCACGTTCTCCTTTATGGTCCACCAGGTTTAGGGAAAACAACATTGGCGGTCGTTATTGCCAATGAGATGGAAGTTAGTGTGAAAATGACGAGTGGTCCTGCGATCGAACGTCCAGGCGATTTAGCCGCCATTTTAAGCTCACTTGAAGCAGGCGATGTATTATTTATCGATGAGATTCATCGTCTGCCTCGAGCAATTGAAGAAGTGTTGTATTCGGCAATGGAAGACTTTTGCTTAGATATTGTTGTTGGTAAAGGTCCCGAGGCACGTTCCATTCGTCTGGAGTTACCGCCGTTTACATTAGTAGGTGCAACGACGCGAGCGGGTGCGCTATCTGCCCCGTTACGTGACCGCTTTGGCGTGTTAGCACGCTTAGAATATTATGATGAAGAGTCATTAGCACAGATTGTGATCCGTTCGGGTGAGCTATTCGGTGTTGAGTTAAATGAGCAAGCGGCATACGAAATTGCGCGCCGTTCTCGTGGGACCCCGCGTATTGCCAATCGGTTATTAAAGCGCGTACGTGATTTTGCGCAAGTATTAGCCGATGGAACCGTTTCAGAAGGTCTTGCACAGCAGGCACTTGAATTACTACAGGTCGATCCGCGTGGGTTAGATCACATTGACCATAAACTTATGCAGTCAATGATTGAACGCTTCAGCGGCGGTCCGGTTGGTTTAGATGCACTTGCTGCATCAATCGGTGAAGAGCGTATTACGATTGAAGATGTGTACGAGCCATATTTACTACAAATTGGCTTTATTCAGCGCACACCTAGAGGCCGAGTTGCCACAAACCTTTGCTATGACCATTTTGGCTACGAACAAGTATAA
- the ruvA gene encoding Holliday junction branch migration protein RuvA yields the protein MYDYLKGQVTRITPEYIVLEQQGVGWLLYTPNPYAFRTSASEQQIFVSMQVREDAQNLYGFHSLEQRELFKKLIQVSGIGPKGALAILASGNPTSVIQAIEMEDEAFLIRFPGVGKKTARQMILDLKGKLDVLLDTVLLPSAEDELPLFGVNPNKHELEEAMLALVALGYSEKELDKIKPQLDEDDQLQTTDAYIKQALKLLLKLK from the coding sequence ATGTATGATTATTTAAAAGGACAAGTGACACGCATTACGCCAGAGTATATCGTGTTAGAGCAGCAGGGAGTTGGCTGGTTGTTATATACGCCAAACCCGTATGCCTTCAGAACATCAGCAAGCGAGCAGCAAATTTTCGTATCGATGCAAGTGCGTGAAGACGCGCAAAATTTATACGGTTTCCATAGTTTAGAGCAGCGTGAATTATTCAAAAAGTTAATTCAAGTTTCAGGCATTGGGCCAAAAGGGGCACTTGCGATTTTAGCGAGTGGTAATCCTACGTCCGTCATTCAAGCGATTGAAATGGAAGACGAAGCGTTTTTAATTCGTTTCCCAGGTGTGGGTAAGAAAACGGCGCGTCAAATGATTTTAGATTTAAAAGGCAAGCTCGATGTGCTACTTGATACCGTATTGTTACCGAGCGCGGAAGATGAGTTACCGTTATTTGGGGTCAATCCGAATAAGCATGAGCTTGAAGAGGCAATGTTAGCGCTAGTTGCACTTGGTTACTCAGAAAAAGAGCTGGATAAAATTAAACCACAGCTTGATGAGGATGATCAGCTTCAGACAACGGATGCTTACATTAAACAAGCATTAAAACTATTATTAAAATTGAAATAA
- a CDS encoding phosphotransferase, which produces MAHVIKENCWKWDAKDGAYFMKYYDDYFLAQKVTFVHEQLEKQQFKYHIPLEWNEDAHILKQRWFEGKSADYRKVNDQKKVLKALQALHETKNQINWQQHDVLPIYDLHQKWQRRFERFVENEVLLKELLSHHYNEVVREAAHTLNQLALFNAHESMTILHGDVVHHNSMISNRDVVLVDFDLAALGEASDELILWMHRVLSQTNYDLVKLMKDHPYLQTARHKLVYLNFPNEIMRESLFYLKLNERQKLACYPFIQSIVAEWLHYKETLKNTIQTMTH; this is translated from the coding sequence ATGGCACATGTAATTAAAGAAAATTGCTGGAAGTGGGATGCAAAAGACGGCGCCTATTTTATGAAATACTACGATGATTACTTTCTTGCCCAAAAAGTAACGTTTGTACATGAGCAACTGGAAAAACAGCAATTTAAGTACCATATTCCACTTGAATGGAACGAAGATGCTCATATATTAAAACAGCGTTGGTTTGAAGGGAAAAGTGCAGATTACCGGAAAGTGAATGATCAAAAGAAGGTATTAAAGGCACTGCAAGCTCTGCATGAAACAAAAAACCAAATCAACTGGCAACAACACGATGTTTTGCCAATTTATGATTTGCATCAAAAATGGCAACGACGATTTGAACGATTTGTTGAAAATGAAGTGTTATTAAAAGAGTTACTTAGTCATCATTACAATGAAGTTGTCCGTGAGGCGGCACATACATTGAATCAACTGGCACTGTTCAATGCTCATGAATCCATGACAATCTTACATGGGGACGTTGTGCATCATAATAGTATGATATCTAATAGAGATGTAGTGCTTGTTGATTTTGATTTGGCAGCTCTAGGGGAAGCGTCAGACGAGTTGATTTTGTGGATGCACCGGGTGTTGTCACAAACGAATTATGATTTAGTTAAATTAATGAAGGATCATCCGTATTTACAAACAGCGCGGCATAAACTGGTCTATTTAAATTTCCCAAATGAGATTATGCGCGAGAGCCTGTTTTATTTAAAATTAAACGAGCGTCAAAAGCTTGCATGCTATCCGTTTATTCAATCGATTGTCGCGGAATGGCTTCACTATAAAGAAACACTAAAAAACACGATTCAAACCATGACACATTAG
- a CDS encoding LysM peptidoglycan-binding domain-containing protein, translating to MRVHIVQKGDTLWKIAKQYAIGFEELKRLNAHLANPDYIVPGMEIYLPNAANKKEVKPVVKEQPKPVKEMPVSVKPTPAPVPTPLPAPVQPAQKPLWQGNLYFQQPMPAPQPVPMPMPMPNWQTHVHVQPTMEQNMTAPPQQMMPQMQPQPIYIQQPQQQPIFIEQPMMPQFMPQMPMPQMQQMPMQQMPQMMPVQPCPHCHKMPVEEPMRMLPAMQEESPGKEMMCDDNDQQVRQYYEEIHQMMCMPQPCCHPQMMPYNTFPMSQMMPHNQRSWHM from the coding sequence GTGCGCGTTCATATTGTTCAAAAGGGAGATACTTTGTGGAAAATCGCCAAGCAATATGCGATTGGCTTCGAAGAACTAAAGCGTTTAAACGCACATTTAGCGAATCCGGATTATATCGTGCCGGGTATGGAAATTTATTTACCAAATGCTGCGAATAAAAAAGAGGTAAAGCCCGTTGTTAAAGAGCAACCGAAACCGGTAAAGGAAATGCCTGTGTCAGTAAAACCAACCCCTGCACCAGTACCAACGCCATTACCGGCTCCTGTACAACCTGCACAAAAACCTTTGTGGCAAGGGAATCTTTATTTCCAACAACCTATGCCAGCCCCACAGCCAGTTCCGATGCCGATGCCAATGCCGAACTGGCAAACGCATGTGCATGTCCAGCCGACAATGGAACAAAATATGACAGCACCCCCGCAGCAAATGATGCCACAGATGCAACCACAACCGATTTATATTCAACAACCTCAGCAACAGCCGATTTTTATCGAGCAACCGATGATGCCGCAGTTTATGCCACAAATGCCAATGCCACAAATGCAACAAATGCCAATGCAACAAATGCCACAAATGATGCCGGTACAGCCATGTCCGCATTGCCACAAGATGCCCGTAGAAGAGCCGATGCGTATGCTACCAGCGATGCAAGAAGAATCTCCTGGTAAAGAAATGATGTGCGATGATAATGATCAGCAAGTGCGCCAATATTATGAAGAAATCCATCAGATGATGTGTATGCCCCAACCGTGCTGTCACCCACAAATGATGCCGTACAATACATTTCCAATGTCACAAATGATGCCTCACAACCAAAGATCATGGCACATGTAA
- a CDS encoding transcription repressor NadR — MKKLLGEERRTELLSLLKNAKQPLTGTDLAKHTNVSRQVIVNDINLLKARNEPLLATSQGYLYMHHVQQQKITRKIVCSHAPTEAKEELFILVDCGVTVESVIVEHPVYGEIIASIMVSNRLEVEHFVKRVEESNALYLSALTDGTHLHVISATSTENLDLAESKLRERGFLVEH; from the coding sequence ATGAAAAAATTATTAGGAGAAGAACGACGTACAGAGTTACTCTCCCTTTTAAAAAATGCGAAGCAGCCATTAACTGGAACTGATTTAGCAAAACACACAAATGTATCGCGCCAAGTGATTGTAAACGACATCAATTTATTAAAGGCACGTAATGAACCTCTACTGGCAACAAGCCAAGGCTACTTGTATATGCATCATGTACAACAGCAAAAAATCACACGTAAAATTGTATGTAGTCATGCACCTACTGAGGCTAAAGAAGAATTATTTATTTTAGTTGATTGTGGTGTTACTGTAGAGAGCGTCATCGTTGAGCATCCTGTATACGGGGAAATTATCGCTTCTATTATGGTTTCTAACCGTTTAGAGGTGGAGCATTTTGTAAAGCGTGTTGAAGAATCCAATGCGCTGTATTTATCAGCCTTAACGGACGGTACACATTTACATGTGATTAGCGCTACTTCTACAGAAAACTTAGATTTAGCCGAGTCGAAATTACGCGAGCGCGGATTTTTAGTCGAACATTAA
- a CDS encoding FtsW/RodA/SpoVE family cell cycle protein: MSSKQYLKQVTSYMRSKEARGYVETELQQHITHSKEAWVNKGYSAEEAEQKAIAEMGSASQLGKSMDKIHRPKWDFWLIGAVLLLVAASFVPILTVDVSMKYGDGMTNYFIKRKIVHILVAIALIAFLMLIDYRKIQRFIVPIYGIAIALLLILVLMPNASINGMAMYIIGPIRIQAWVTLPLFLVAFAGFFMERKWKFWQFIGLFIIPLLLFMMLPNLAVAIFYSAVVSVLFAFSTFSNQQKRNVFLTIAGLTSVGIVYMVYAYKSILAPYQIERIRAFLHPEMYADTSGYLMLQLKTALAEAGWFGAETATYLPEAHTDYALVQLIQAYGFLAGILVIIVLLAIALRILWLIQTMPQSFGKLLVLAAVTLYSCQSVYSILMIFGLLPLAGIPLPFISYGVTPFLLNAFLIGLVLSVYRRKSYMGQRTFSA, from the coding sequence ATGTCGAGTAAACAATATTTGAAGCAAGTTACGAGTTATATGCGCTCAAAAGAAGCGCGTGGTTATGTTGAGACGGAACTGCAACAACATATTACGCATTCGAAAGAGGCGTGGGTGAACAAGGGCTATTCCGCAGAAGAAGCAGAGCAAAAAGCGATTGCAGAAATGGGTTCCGCATCACAATTAGGGAAATCAATGGACAAAATTCACCGTCCCAAATGGGATTTTTGGTTAATTGGCGCAGTTCTACTACTTGTTGCAGCAAGTTTTGTGCCGATTTTGACAGTGGATGTAAGTATGAAATATGGGGATGGGATGACAAACTACTTTATTAAGCGTAAAATTGTGCATATTTTAGTAGCGATTGCATTGATTGCTTTTTTGATGCTAATTGATTATCGGAAAATTCAACGTTTTATTGTGCCGATTTATGGGATTGCAATCGCATTATTATTGATTTTAGTATTAATGCCAAACGCGTCGATTAACGGGATGGCAATGTATATTATTGGACCAATTCGCATTCAAGCGTGGGTAACTTTACCGCTATTCCTTGTTGCATTTGCAGGGTTCTTTATGGAACGTAAGTGGAAATTTTGGCAGTTTATAGGTTTATTCATAATACCTTTACTCCTGTTTATGATGTTGCCAAATCTTGCAGTAGCCATTTTTTATAGTGCTGTTGTGAGTGTGCTATTTGCCTTTAGTACTTTTTCTAATCAGCAAAAGCGTAACGTATTTTTAACAATAGCTGGATTGACAAGCGTAGGAATTGTTTATATGGTTTATGCGTACAAGTCTATATTAGCACCATACCAAATAGAACGTATTCGAGCTTTTTTACATCCTGAAATGTATGCTGATACGTCAGGTTATTTGATGCTGCAATTGAAAACGGCACTAGCTGAAGCAGGCTGGTTTGGCGCAGAAACAGCGACGTATCTCCCTGAAGCCCACACAGATTATGCCTTAGTCCAGCTTATTCAAGCGTATGGTTTTTTAGCGGGTATTCTCGTAATCATTGTGTTACTAGCCATTGCGCTACGCATCTTATGGCTGATTCAAACAATGCCACAATCTTTTGGGAAATTACTTGTATTAGCAGCGGTTACATTATATAGCTGTCAAAGTGTCTATTCGATTTTGATGATATTTGGCTTATTACCACTAGCAGGCATACCGTTACCGTTTATTAGTTATGGGGTAACGCCATTCCTATTAAATGCCTTTTTAATCGGCTTAGTGTTAAGTGTCTATCGTCGAAAATCTTATATGGGACAACGAACTTTTTCAGCATAA
- a CDS encoding helix-turn-helix transcriptional regulator, with amino-acid sequence MEECLKNLKKAMDQTAFKKLAFTTEHEQNIRKQLQPLPLKQLLLSMLIEAKSGIELTQLLHVRGIEQIVDNEGSVYALLHEAEQQGWLKVSWVQGMKYYQLTKLGKNQLQQDSVHVKQSIKDRILGVRMHVE; translated from the coding sequence ATGGAAGAGTGCTTAAAAAACTTAAAAAAAGCAATGGATCAAACGGCGTTTAAAAAGTTAGCGTTTACAACAGAGCATGAACAAAACATTCGAAAACAATTACAGCCATTACCATTGAAACAGCTACTATTATCGATGTTGATCGAAGCCAAGTCTGGTATAGAATTAACGCAATTGCTTCATGTGCGTGGTATTGAGCAAATTGTAGATAACGAAGGCAGCGTTTACGCCCTATTACACGAGGCGGAACAACAGGGCTGGCTTAAGGTGAGCTGGGTTCAAGGCATGAAATATTATCAATTAACGAAGCTCGGGAAAAATCAATTACAACAAGACAGTGTACATGTAAAGCAATCCATCAAAGACCGCATTTTGGGGGTACGTATGCATGTCGAGTAA
- a CDS encoding sigma-70 family RNA polymerase sigma factor — translation MDSYSIEQTNHSYEALIDELMTDYGQQILQLVMQYVHNSAVAEDLTQEIFVKCYQALPTFHFNSSVKTWLWRIAINHTKDYLKSWYAKNVETAQGALFAQVKSEASVEQAVIQLEQDNELARAVFALPVKYREVIYLCYYEEQSMKEMAEVLQLNESTVKTRLRTAKQLLKKRLERV, via the coding sequence ATGGATAGCTATTCAATTGAACAAACCAATCATTCCTATGAAGCACTCATCGATGAACTCATGACCGATTACGGCCAACAAATTTTACAGCTTGTTATGCAATATGTACATAACTCGGCGGTTGCAGAAGATTTAACGCAAGAAATTTTTGTGAAGTGTTATCAGGCACTGCCAACCTTCCATTTTAATTCCTCAGTAAAGACTTGGCTATGGCGCATTGCGATTAATCATACAAAGGATTATTTAAAAAGTTGGTACGCAAAAAATGTGGAAACGGCCCAAGGTGCGCTTTTTGCACAGGTGAAGAGTGAAGCAAGTGTCGAACAAGCGGTCATTCAGCTCGAACAAGACAACGAGTTAGCGCGCGCGGTATTTGCATTACCTGTGAAGTACCGAGAAGTGATTTATTTATGTTATTACGAGGAACAATCGATGAAGGAAATGGCCGAGGTGTTGCAGTTAAATGAAAGTACGGTAAAAACGAGGTTGCGAACAGCAAAGCAATTATTAAAGAAACGATTGGAGCGTGTGTAA